A DNA window from Dehalococcoidales bacterium contains the following coding sequences:
- a CDS encoding serpin family protein: MKRTSVLAAIMVVMIGLTACTQPASGEVIQSEKPRSTSPDVSQAELAALVDGNSAFAFDLYQELRKEDDDNLFYSPYSISLALAMTYAGARSETAQQMSDALRFSLPQDRLHPAFNSLDIELAQRGAASQGKDGDGFRLNIVNAIWGQKNYQFLNQFLDVLAENYGAGLRILDFAGAPEESRTIINDWVSDQTEGRIEDLIPQGLINALTRLVLTNAIYFNAAWQYPFAEEATGDGTFYLLEGNEIIVSMMRQTESFGYADGDGYQAIELPYDGRELSMVVLLPARDHFESFEASLDAQQVDAILGSLQQREINLTMPRFEFESDFSLKKTLSALGMPVAFSADADFSGMTGDRDLFIADVVHKAFVSVDEAGTEAAAATAVAMELTAAPDMPINVNVDHPFVFLIRDIETGAILFVGRVVNPGA; this comes from the coding sequence ATGAAAAGAACGTCGGTTTTAGCAGCGATAATGGTCGTAATGATCGGTTTGACCGCCTGTACGCAACCGGCATCAGGTGAGGTAATTCAGTCGGAGAAGCCGCGGTCAACCTCACCGGATGTCAGTCAGGCCGAACTGGCAGCTCTGGTCGACGGCAACAGCGCCTTTGCTTTCGATTTGTATCAGGAACTAAGAAAAGAAGATGACGATAACCTTTTTTATTCTCCCTACAGCATATCGCTGGCACTGGCGATGACATATGCCGGCGCTCGCAGTGAAACCGCGCAACAGATGTCGGATGCCCTCCGCTTCAGTCTTCCCCAAGATCGCCTGCACCCGGCCTTCAACAGCCTTGATATCGAACTAGCCCAACGTGGTGCAGCCAGCCAGGGCAAGGATGGCGATGGCTTTCGGCTGAACATTGTCAACGCCATCTGGGGACAGAAGAACTACCAGTTTCTCAACCAGTTCCTTGATGTACTGGCTGAAAACTACGGTGCGGGTTTGAGAATTCTTGATTTCGCGGGCGCACCGGAAGAGTCCCGCACCATTATCAACGACTGGGTCAGTGACCAGACGGAAGGGCGAATCGAAGACCTGATTCCACAGGGCCTGATCAACGCACTGACCCGTCTTGTCCTTACCAATGCCATATACTTCAACGCGGCATGGCAGTATCCCTTTGCAGAAGAGGCGACCGGCGACGGCACCTTCTATCTACTCGAGGGCAATGAAATAATTGTGTCGATGATGAGGCAGACCGAATCATTCGGCTACGCCGATGGTGATGGCTATCAGGCGATCGAACTGCCATATGACGGCCGTGAACTCTCGATGGTAGTCTTACTGCCCGCACGAGACCATTTCGAATCATTCGAAGCATCGTTAGACGCACAGCAGGTAGACGCCATACTGGGAAGCCTGCAACAAAGGGAAATAAACCTGACAATGCCCAGATTTGAATTCGAGTCAGACTTTAGTCTCAAGAAGACCCTCTCAGCACTAGGAATGCCGGTCGCCTTCTCGGCAGACGCAGACTTCTCCGGCATGACGGGCGACCGAGACCTGTTCATTGCAGACGTGGTGCACAAGGCATTCGTCTCTGTAGATGAAGCCGGGACAGAAGCAGCCGCCGCCACCGCCGTAGCGATGGAACTGACCGCAGCTCCGGATATGCCTATCAATGTTAACGTTGATCATCCCTTCGTCTTCCTGATTCGCGACATTGAGACCGGAGCGATACTGTTTGTTGGCCGTGTGGTAAACCCGGGTGCCTAA